In Afipia sp. GAS231, a single window of DNA contains:
- a CDS encoding PilZ domain-containing protein: protein MAETRIAPRHRVMKPAKIEYGGDKIPCTVRDLSITGAAIEVSDQREIPATFTLAIPDHGLKLPCHVVWRRDFRIGVAFD from the coding sequence GTGGCCGAAACCAGGATTGCACCCCGTCACCGTGTGATGAAGCCTGCCAAGATCGAGTACGGCGGCGACAAAATTCCTTGTACGGTCCGCGACCTATCGATCACTGGCGCGGCAATCGAGGTCTCCGATCAAAGGGAGATCCCGGCGACATTTACATTAGCAATACCGGATCACGGATTGAAACTTCCTTGCCATGTGGTCTGGCGCAGAGATTTCCGGATCGGCGTCGCTTTCGATTAG
- a CDS encoding haloacid dehalogenase type II has protein sequence MLLTDFDALTFDCYGTLIDWETGMFEALKGLSDRAQRPLTRDQILEAHARHESSQQRYTPAKRYRDLLPIVYKRLAEEWGVHVTHEDCVEYGRSVGNWPAFEDTPGALQYLKKYFKLVILSNVDNETFQASNRRLQVEFDAIYTAEDVGSYKPSARNFDYMIEKMGEIGVRKEKILHTAESMFHDHKPANDHGLKSCWIYRRHDKEGFGATMNPGQMPHFDFKFTSMHDLVKSHQEQLRLK, from the coding sequence ATGTTGCTCACGGATTTCGACGCACTCACCTTCGACTGTTATGGCACGCTGATCGATTGGGAGACCGGGATGTTCGAGGCGCTGAAGGGCCTTAGCGATCGGGCGCAGCGACCGCTCACACGCGACCAGATACTGGAGGCGCACGCACGTCACGAGTCCAGCCAGCAGCGCTATACGCCGGCCAAGCGATATCGGGACTTGCTGCCGATCGTCTACAAGCGTCTCGCTGAGGAGTGGGGCGTCCACGTAACACACGAGGATTGCGTCGAATACGGTCGGTCGGTTGGAAACTGGCCTGCGTTTGAGGACACTCCTGGCGCGCTGCAGTATCTGAAGAAGTATTTCAAGCTCGTCATCCTTTCCAACGTGGACAACGAGACCTTCCAGGCGAGCAATCGCAGGCTGCAGGTCGAGTTCGACGCGATCTACACCGCGGAAGACGTCGGATCGTACAAGCCTTCAGCGCGCAATTTCGACTACATGATCGAGAAGATGGGAGAGATCGGCGTCCGTAAGGAGAAGATCCTGCACACGGCCGAAAGCATGTTTCACGATCACAAGCCGGCAAACGATCACGGACTGAAGTCGTGCTGGATCTATCGCCGGCACGACAAAGAGGGCTTCGGAGCGACCATGAATCCTGGCCAGATGCCGCACTTCGATTTCAAGTTCACCAGCATGCATGACCTAGTTAAGTCACATCAGGAGCAGTTGCGGCTTAAGTGA
- a CDS encoding aspartate kinase, which translates to MRNNPVIVQKYGGACLETPEKIRVVASSLADLHRRGHRVVAIVSAMGKTTDELVKMAYQVCRHPNRRELDMLLTTGERISMSLMSMALSDFGVPAISFTGSQAGVMTDESHSSARILDVRPIRVREELDRGRIVVLAGFQGVNPVTNEITTLGRGGSDTTAVAMAAALKAEYCEIIKEVDGVCSADPRIVANSKPLRQLDFASLSEMCFWGAKVLHFRSVELAQSQNVPLVLKKLGGAEHSTQVKREVMGMESGKVLAVNSMARIEHVEIDSADLNQGFEKFAQHLKQNGLSWPQLLASTFTAGKTRIMMTSDSESLDTLLRTLERSKDLRKQREPLSSVSLTCFGGVSSDLPFKAIQILQSHGIIAEEYVLSPHSVNLFVPVGRREAAVKALHSLV; encoded by the coding sequence ATGCGCAACAATCCTGTCATTGTGCAAAAATACGGCGGCGCCTGCCTTGAAACCCCGGAAAAAATCCGCGTGGTGGCGAGCAGTCTCGCCGACCTGCACAGGCGCGGTCATCGGGTTGTAGCGATCGTTTCAGCGATGGGTAAGACTACCGACGAACTTGTTAAGATGGCTTATCAAGTATGCCGGCATCCCAATCGCCGTGAACTCGACATGTTGCTAACCACCGGTGAGCGCATCAGTATGTCTTTAATGAGCATGGCGCTGTCCGATTTCGGCGTGCCTGCTATTAGTTTTACCGGCAGCCAAGCCGGAGTGATGACCGACGAATCCCACTCCTCCGCGCGCATTTTGGATGTGCGGCCCATTCGCGTGCGCGAAGAACTCGATCGCGGGCGCATCGTCGTTTTGGCCGGCTTTCAGGGCGTGAATCCGGTGACCAATGAAATCACCACGCTGGGTCGAGGTGGCAGCGACACCACTGCGGTCGCCATGGCCGCGGCGCTAAAAGCCGAGTACTGTGAGATCATCAAGGAGGTCGACGGTGTTTGCTCGGCCGATCCGCGCATCGTGGCGAATTCAAAACCCTTGCGTCAGCTGGATTTTGCATCGCTATCCGAAATGTGTTTTTGGGGCGCCAAGGTCCTGCATTTTCGCAGCGTGGAGCTGGCACAAAGCCAAAACGTTCCGTTGGTTTTAAAAAAGTTGGGCGGTGCTGAACACAGCACGCAAGTGAAGCGAGAGGTTATGGGGATGGAAAGCGGAAAAGTTTTGGCCGTCAACTCGATGGCTCGCATTGAGCATGTGGAGATCGATTCGGCAGATCTCAATCAAGGCTTTGAGAAATTCGCGCAGCATCTTAAACAAAACGGCTTATCTTGGCCGCAACTCCTCGCCTCGACTTTCACCGCCGGAAAAACCCGCATCATGATGACTTCCGATTCGGAATCGCTCGACACCTTGCTGCGCACGCTGGAGAGGAGCAAGGACTTGCGCAAACAGCGCGAGCCCCTGAGTTCGGTGAGCCTCACATGCTTCGGCGGCGTTTCTTCAGACTTGCCATTCAAGGCTATTCAGATTCTGCAAAGTCACGGGATCATCGCCGAAGAATATGTTTTGTCACCGCATTCGGTGAATCTGTTTGTTCCTGTCGGGAGGCGCGAGGCAGCGGTCAAGGCGTTGCATTCGCTGGTCTAG
- a CDS encoding transposase, with the protein MMGMQTAPAQLFYDFCLDDHVPEHHLLRRIDRFLDLEKVRTELKPFYSNIGRPSIDPELMIRMLIVGYCMGIRSERRLCEEIHLNLAYRWFCDLGLDGRVPDHSTFSRNRHGRFRQSDMLRHLFETVVERCLREGLVGGEGFAVDASLIAADANKQRSVPGDQWPIASLGADAGRAVREYLATLDDAAFGAASEVKPKFVSPSDPAAQWTGAHKGHAFFAYATNYLIDTENAVILDVEASRAIRQAEVGASRTMIDRTARRFGIMPRHLAADSAYGSAANLAWLVKERQIEPHIPVFDKSNRTDGTFSRSDFVFDAERNHYTCPQGKLLVQFRRTFATPRSGITKEGTRLYRSSKSDCQGCAFKPKCCPNTPQRKVPRDLDEDARDVARSLANTPAYERSRHRRKKVEMLFAHLKRILRLGRLRLRGPSGARDEFLLAATAQNLRKLAKLRAMPAACPVPA; encoded by the coding sequence ATGATGGGGATGCAGACGGCGCCTGCGCAGCTGTTCTACGATTTCTGCCTCGACGACCATGTTCCCGAACATCACCTTCTCCGGCGCATTGACCGGTTCCTCGACCTCGAGAAGGTGCGCACGGAGCTGAAGCCGTTCTACAGCAACATCGGCCGCCCCTCGATTGATCCCGAACTGATGATACGGATGCTGATTGTCGGCTACTGCATGGGCATCCGGTCCGAACGGCGGCTGTGCGAGGAGATCCATCTCAACCTGGCCTATCGCTGGTTTTGTGACCTCGGGCTCGACGGCAGGGTTCCGGACCACTCCACATTCTCGCGCAACCGGCATGGTCGGTTCCGGCAGAGCGATATGCTGCGGCATTTGTTCGAGACCGTGGTGGAGCGGTGCCTTCGCGAGGGTCTTGTCGGTGGCGAAGGCTTTGCGGTGGACGCGAGCCTGATCGCTGCCGACGCCAACAAGCAGCGGTCCGTTCCCGGCGACCAGTGGCCGATCGCAAGTCTGGGCGCCGATGCCGGCAGGGCCGTTCGCGAGTATCTGGCAACGCTGGACGATGCTGCCTTCGGTGCGGCCAGCGAGGTGAAGCCGAAGTTCGTCTCACCGTCGGATCCGGCGGCGCAATGGACCGGCGCCCACAAGGGGCACGCCTTCTTCGCCTACGCCACCAACTATCTGATCGATACTGAGAATGCTGTCATTCTCGACGTCGAAGCCAGCCGAGCCATCCGCCAGGCGGAGGTCGGCGCCTCACGTACCATGATCGATCGAACCGCCAGACGCTTTGGCATAATGCCCCGGCACCTTGCCGCTGACAGCGCCTATGGCTCGGCCGCAAACCTGGCCTGGCTGGTCAAGGAGAGGCAGATCGAGCCGCATATTCCGGTGTTCGACAAGTCCAACCGGACCGACGGGACCTTCTCGCGATCCGACTTCGTGTTCGATGCTGAACGCAACCATTACACCTGCCCGCAGGGCAAGCTGCTGGTGCAGTTCCGGCGGACATTCGCGACGCCGCGCTCGGGCATCACCAAGGAAGGGACGCGGTTATACCGCTCAAGCAAGTCTGATTGCCAAGGCTGCGCCTTCAAGCCAAAGTGCTGTCCCAACACGCCACAACGTAAAGTGCCGCGTGATCTCGACGAAGATGCGCGGGATGTTGCCCGAAGCTTGGCAAACACGCCGGCCTATGAGCGTTCGCGACATCGCCGGAAGAAGGTCGAGATGTTGTTCGCCCATCTCAAGCGCATCCTTAGACTCGGTCGCCTTAGACTGCGCGGTCCGAGCGGTGCGCGAGACGAGTTCCTACTCGCGGCCACGGCGCAGAATCTGAGGAAGCTCGCAAAGCTTCGAGCGATGCCAGCCGCTTGCCCCGTGCCGGCGTGA
- a CDS encoding glycosyltransferase family 2 protein, with protein sequence MTMPGTSSWQLRDGEQIVACNTSLFGQKHFLIGITRVRNEAPILRDTLNYVGNHVDAIVAYDDASTDRTLEILREHPKVALIVTNRSWEADIEARRIAEGRHRGLLLETAREHLQFDWIFCFDPDERVTGDLRGFMEGTHSSDYDGVRIQLFDAYMTPGDHAPYQADRELLGFRRFFGPERRDILMLWRNRLEFIFAKREPAGVEHVRTGLYCQHYGKSLSVDHWEETCDYYIRHFPFDTYGRKWLERKGRAIHTQSDFMRPLYEWGDTLFANAVEM encoded by the coding sequence ATGACGATGCCGGGCACGAGTAGTTGGCAGCTCCGCGACGGCGAGCAAATCGTTGCTTGCAATACAAGCCTGTTCGGTCAAAAGCACTTTTTGATCGGAATCACCCGCGTTCGCAATGAGGCGCCTATTCTCCGAGACACGCTGAACTACGTCGGCAATCACGTCGATGCGATAGTCGCCTATGATGACGCCAGCACGGATCGAACGCTGGAGATTCTTCGCGAACACCCAAAAGTCGCTCTGATTGTGACAAATCGGTCGTGGGAAGCGGACATCGAGGCACGCCGGATTGCCGAGGGGCGACATCGCGGGCTTTTGCTTGAGACGGCGCGCGAACATCTGCAGTTCGACTGGATATTTTGCTTCGACCCGGATGAGCGCGTTACCGGAGATCTACGCGGATTCATGGAAGGGACGCATTCCAGCGATTACGACGGCGTGCGGATTCAATTGTTCGACGCCTATATGACACCTGGCGATCATGCACCCTATCAAGCCGATCGCGAACTATTGGGTTTTCGTCGTTTCTTCGGCCCGGAACGGCGAGACATTCTGATGTTGTGGCGAAACCGGTTGGAGTTCATCTTCGCGAAGCGAGAACCGGCCGGCGTAGAACACGTGCGGACCGGTCTCTATTGCCAACACTATGGTAAGTCGTTGTCGGTCGACCATTGGGAAGAGACCTGCGACTACTACATACGACACTTTCCGTTCGATACCTACGGACGAAAATGGCTCGAGCGCAAAGGTCGAGCAATCCACACCCAATCTGACTTCATGCGCCCCTTGTACGAGTGGGGTGACACGCTGTTCGCGAATGCGGTTGAGATGTGA
- a CDS encoding GcrA family cell cycle regulator has protein sequence MGWDAKHLALLKELWAVGQSAAQIARRVGCSRNAVSAKLTRLGLKRSHKPPTAKPRIRPVPKRRLALLAACARPVAKKVSRRAVVGQPEEFSRSQLKTILAEAIANTARLPR, from the coding sequence ATGGGCTGGGATGCGAAACATCTGGCACTGCTCAAAGAACTCTGGGCTGTGGGGCAGAGCGCGGCACAGATCGCGCGTCGTGTCGGATGCAGCCGCAACGCAGTCAGCGCCAAGCTAACTCGTTTGGGCCTGAAACGTAGTCACAAGCCGCCAACAGCAAAACCCAGGATAAGGCCGGTGCCGAAGCGAAGACTGGCGTTATTAGCCGCCTGTGCCCGCCCGGTGGCAAAGAAAGTGTCGCGGAGGGCTGTGGTGGGGCAGCCTGAGGAATTCAGCAGATCGCAGTTGAAGACAATTTTGGCTGAGGCCATCGCTAACACGGCGCGACTGCCTCGATGA
- a CDS encoding PilZ domain-containing protein → MVERRTMPRHSVKRNATIAFDGGEVSCTIRNISAIGAALDVSSAASVPHEITLLMANGHLSQHCYVVWRKPRCLGVTFDRLNEPNVA, encoded by the coding sequence ATGGTCGAGCGCCGAACAATGCCGCGACATAGCGTAAAGCGGAACGCGACCATTGCGTTTGACGGCGGCGAGGTCAGTTGTACGATTCGAAATATTTCCGCCATTGGCGCGGCTTTGGACGTCTCAAGCGCCGCTTCAGTCCCCCACGAGATTACATTGCTGATGGCTAATGGTCATCTCAGCCAGCACTGCTACGTTGTTTGGCGCAAGCCAAGGTGTTTGGGCGTTACGTTCGATCGATTGAACGAGCCGAACGTCGCGTAG
- a CDS encoding FAD-binding oxidoreductase, with protein MLPSDHVQAFRDLLGGAGVVDDQQRLTTYTTDQRQLFTGSTVAVLKPATTKQVADVVRLAVRLGVGLVPQGGNTSYCGGATPNASGGQAIVSLERMDTIREVDSLSMSISVDAGAILKNVQDAAASAGLLLPLSLGAEGSCRIGGNIGTNAGGLSVVRYGMTRDLLLGIEAVLPDGTIVSDMRKLRKNNTGYDVKQCFVGSEGTLGIVTGAVLRLVPLPVRRATAWLKLAKDAALAELLALVRHESGELLTTFEFISARSIALATGAMANPPSVDAGPGGAILVEFASSSRHLDLDHLMEAVLSEAFESGWVEDAYLAQSGAQRAAMWELRETIPEGEKRWGGSVKHDISVPLSSIQRFLDVAGEQVRNYDADLELSVYGHLGDGNLHYNVLAPQGADRIEFTRLIEGSLSLRLYDTAAVLGGTFSAEHGVGRFKRHLLEKYGDAGRVAAMRRIKTAFDPENIMNTGAVVSLFEPESVR; from the coding sequence ATGTTGCCGTCGGACCACGTTCAAGCCTTTCGTGACCTCCTGGGCGGCGCCGGCGTCGTCGACGACCAGCAGCGGCTCACGACCTACACAACGGATCAACGCCAGCTCTTCACCGGCTCGACGGTCGCGGTCCTGAAGCCGGCGACGACAAAGCAGGTCGCCGACGTCGTGCGGCTGGCGGTTCGGCTGGGCGTCGGGCTTGTCCCTCAGGGTGGCAACACGAGTTATTGCGGCGGCGCGACGCCGAACGCGTCGGGTGGCCAGGCCATCGTTAGTCTCGAGCGCATGGACACGATCAGAGAGGTTGATTCGCTCTCCATGAGCATCTCGGTCGACGCGGGCGCCATCCTGAAGAACGTGCAGGACGCTGCCGCGAGCGCAGGTCTGTTGCTGCCGCTCAGTCTCGGCGCGGAAGGAAGTTGCCGTATCGGCGGCAATATCGGGACGAACGCCGGTGGACTGTCCGTCGTTAGGTATGGAATGACCCGCGATCTGCTCCTCGGCATCGAGGCCGTTCTGCCGGACGGCACCATCGTCTCCGATATGCGCAAGTTGCGGAAAAACAATACCGGCTACGACGTCAAACAGTGCTTCGTGGGAAGCGAAGGAACCCTCGGAATCGTCACCGGCGCGGTCTTGCGTCTCGTCCCCTTGCCGGTACGACGCGCGACCGCCTGGCTGAAGCTCGCGAAAGACGCGGCCCTCGCGGAACTGCTCGCGCTGGTGCGGCACGAGTCCGGCGAACTGCTTACGACGTTCGAATTCATCTCCGCCCGGTCCATTGCGCTGGCGACGGGTGCCATGGCAAACCCACCTTCCGTCGATGCTGGCCCCGGGGGCGCGATTCTCGTCGAATTCGCCTCCTCCTCGCGTCATCTCGATCTCGACCACCTGATGGAAGCCGTCCTTTCCGAAGCGTTCGAATCCGGATGGGTCGAGGACGCCTATCTCGCGCAGAGCGGAGCCCAGCGTGCTGCCATGTGGGAACTGCGCGAGACGATCCCGGAGGGCGAAAAGCGGTGGGGCGGATCGGTCAAGCACGATATATCCGTGCCGCTGTCTTCCATTCAGCGCTTTCTGGACGTCGCCGGGGAGCAGGTACGGAACTATGACGCCGACCTCGAACTTTCCGTCTACGGTCATTTGGGCGACGGCAATCTGCACTACAATGTGCTGGCTCCCCAGGGTGCCGATCGGATCGAGTTCACGAGACTTATCGAAGGCAGCCTGTCGCTCCGCCTGTACGACACTGCCGCAGTGCTCGGAGGCACGTTCAGCGCCGAGCATGGCGTCGGCCGGTTCAAGAGGCATCTTTTGGAGAAATACGGAGACGCCGGCCGCGTCGCCGCAATGCGCCGCATCAAGACTGCCTTCGATCCGGAGAACATCATGAACACAGGGGCGGTGGTCAGCCTGTTCGAGCCTGAATCTGTCCGCTGA
- a CDS encoding cystathionine gamma-synthase family protein, producing the protein MVKPFPSKTHIGNHMLHPETLMLNYGYDPQLSEGAVKPPVFLTSTFVFRTAEDGQDYFDFVSGRREPPEGMGAGLVYSRFNHPNSEIVEDRLSVYERTEKCALFSSGMAAIATTILAFARPGDVILHSQPLYGGTETLLAKTLAGLSIGAVGFAGGIDEAAVRLAAEDALRKGRVAMIFIETPANPTNGLVDIAMVRRVAEVIGQAQGHTPIVACDNTLLGPVFQRPIEHGADLSLYSLTKYIGGHSDLIAGAALGSRALMKDVKALRGAIGTQLDPHSCWMISRSLETLSIRMEKADRNARLVADYLRDHAKVAKVHYLAHHEEASPAGRLFARQCTGAGSTFSFDIVGGQAAAFKFLNALQIFKLAVSLGGTESLASLPASMTHSGVPADIRQKIGVLNSTIRLSIGIEHPSDLIADITQALNEA; encoded by the coding sequence ATGGTGAAACCGTTTCCGTCGAAGACCCACATCGGCAACCACATGCTGCATCCCGAAACGCTCATGCTGAACTACGGTTACGATCCGCAATTGTCGGAAGGAGCCGTCAAACCACCGGTCTTTCTGACCTCAACCTTCGTCTTCAGGACCGCCGAAGACGGACAGGATTACTTCGATTTCGTCTCGGGTCGGCGCGAGCCTCCCGAGGGGATGGGTGCGGGCCTGGTTTATTCGCGGTTCAATCATCCCAACAGCGAGATCGTCGAGGACAGGCTCTCTGTCTACGAGCGCACCGAGAAATGCGCGCTGTTCTCGTCCGGCATGGCGGCGATTGCGACCACGATCCTCGCGTTCGCCCGCCCTGGCGACGTCATTCTGCACTCTCAACCGCTCTATGGCGGGACGGAAACTCTGTTAGCAAAGACGCTTGCGGGCCTCTCCATCGGAGCGGTGGGCTTTGCCGGCGGCATCGACGAAGCCGCAGTCAGACTGGCGGCGGAGGACGCCCTGCGCAAAGGCCGGGTAGCGATGATTTTCATCGAAACCCCGGCAAATCCCACCAACGGCCTAGTCGATATCGCGATGGTCCGCCGCGTCGCCGAGGTGATCGGCCAGGCTCAGGGGCACACGCCGATCGTCGCCTGCGACAATACGCTGCTCGGGCCGGTGTTTCAGCGGCCGATCGAACACGGCGCGGATCTTTCGTTGTACTCGCTAACCAAATATATCGGCGGTCATTCCGACTTGATCGCGGGCGCTGCGCTCGGCTCAAGAGCCCTCATGAAAGACGTCAAAGCGTTGCGAGGCGCCATCGGCACCCAACTGGACCCCCATTCCTGCTGGATGATCAGCCGGTCGCTCGAAACACTGAGCATCCGCATGGAAAAAGCTGACAGAAACGCGCGGCTCGTGGCGGATTACCTGCGCGACCACGCCAAGGTCGCGAAGGTCCATTACCTTGCTCACCACGAAGAGGCCTCCCCCGCCGGCCGTCTGTTCGCGAGGCAGTGCACCGGCGCGGGCTCCACGTTCTCGTTCGACATTGTCGGCGGCCAAGCTGCCGCATTCAAATTCTTGAACGCGCTGCAAATCTTCAAGCTGGCGGTGAGCCTGGGCGGCACCGAGTCGCTTGCCAGCCTGCCCGCAAGCATGACCCACTCCGGCGTTCCGGCTGACATCCGCCAAAAAATAGGTGTTCTCAACTCCACGATCCGGCTGTCGATCGGCATCGAACACCCGTCCGATCTGATCGCGGACATCACGCAGGCTTTGAACGAGGCATAG
- a CDS encoding DUF2336 domain-containing protein — protein sequence MIESGSFLQELEEAVSRGSAESRLRALWHATDLLIAGRYTEDEIWIFGEVIGRLADEIEVAARAQLAKRLLRTDNASINLVKKLAFDNSIEVAGPMLQHSTRLDAKTLVSNIRTKGQSHLLAITKRHSLPVVVTDELVTRGNREVVNSVATNDGARFSDFGFLHMIKRSEADSILAEQLGLRKDIPRHIFQQLIAKASDDVRRKLEWERPDLWSQIQTSVIDVTGALQSKFGPASMSYFNAKKLVAARHGRGDLNESSILEYARFHKFEETTVGLSILCSLPVDVVERALLDTSREMIMILGKALNFEWVTTMSLLFLAAKDHRISALDLDHMREEFSRLNTETSRTVLRFYKSRKNTSAADSEQRHLPQLHTH from the coding sequence ATGATTGAATCAGGGTCATTTCTGCAGGAGCTAGAGGAGGCCGTCTCGCGAGGATCGGCCGAGAGCCGGCTGCGAGCGCTTTGGCATGCTACCGATTTGCTGATAGCCGGCCGGTATACTGAGGACGAGATTTGGATTTTCGGCGAGGTCATCGGACGATTGGCAGACGAAATTGAAGTGGCCGCTCGAGCGCAGCTCGCCAAGCGACTGCTCCGCACCGACAATGCCTCCATAAACCTCGTCAAGAAACTTGCTTTTGACAATTCCATTGAAGTTGCTGGCCCGATGCTTCAGCACTCCACTCGGCTCGATGCCAAGACGTTGGTCTCAAATATCAGAACCAAAGGCCAGTCGCACCTTCTAGCAATCACCAAACGACATTCTCTTCCCGTCGTGGTAACGGACGAACTCGTAACGCGAGGCAACCGGGAGGTCGTGAATTCAGTTGCGACGAACGACGGTGCTCGGTTTTCTGATTTCGGCTTTTTGCATATGATCAAGCGCTCAGAGGCCGATTCAATTCTCGCCGAACAACTCGGCCTTCGGAAGGACATTCCGAGACATATTTTCCAGCAATTGATTGCAAAAGCATCGGACGATGTAAGGCGAAAACTTGAGTGGGAGCGTCCAGATCTATGGAGCCAAATTCAGACCTCGGTAATCGACGTCACCGGGGCGCTCCAGTCAAAGTTCGGCCCGGCTTCGATGAGTTACTTTAATGCAAAGAAGCTCGTAGCGGCCCGGCATGGACGTGGCGATTTGAATGAAAGCAGCATTCTGGAATATGCCCGTTTCCACAAATTCGAAGAAACCACAGTCGGACTTTCAATACTATGCTCTTTGCCGGTGGACGTGGTGGAGCGAGCGCTTCTTGATACTAGCCGAGAGATGATTATGATCCTCGGCAAAGCCCTCAACTTTGAGTGGGTGACGACGATGTCTCTTCTCTTTCTTGCTGCAAAAGATCATCGGATCTCTGCGCTAGACCTGGATCATATGCGAGAAGAGTTTTCACGCCTCAACACCGAGACGTCACGGACAGTCCTTCGTTTCTATAAATCGCGCAAGAACACGTCGGCGGCCGATTCGGAACAGCGCCATCTGCCTCAACTTCACACACACTGA
- a CDS encoding integrase, giving the protein MQDQVNTVPAPKRVPWNKAKLTGAKPPLRPKHVWSIRTKLQIEGRARDLAMFNLAIDSKLRGCDVVAIRVEDVADGRRRADDAGNKKARHLRAAAYRAQNAFI; this is encoded by the coding sequence ATGCAGGATCAGGTGAATACTGTCCCAGCGCCCAAGCGAGTGCCCTGGAACAAGGCGAAGCTGACCGGGGCGAAGCCACCGTTGCGTCCTAAGCACGTCTGGTCGATCCGGACGAAACTCCAGATCGAGGGCCGCGCTCGCGATCTGGCCATGTTCAATTTGGCAATCGACAGCAAGCTTCGCGGCTGTGATGTCGTCGCCATCCGGGTCGAGGACGTCGCCGACGGCCGAAGACGGGCGGACGACGCCGGAAATAAAAAAGCCAGGCATTTGCGCGCTGCGGCCTACCGGGCTCAAAATGCTTTCATATGA